From Polynucleobacter sp. MWH-Braz-FAM2G, a single genomic window includes:
- a CDS encoding ComF family protein — translation MLQPNFDETYCLDRYEGILQNPLHEFKYQRRIAFGSALSTIWNLLLSQQLENTNANYLFPVPLSTKKLSQRGFNQSWEIAKRIRCGKHIYKSPYILQRHHYSSHQAGSNLSNRQVAIRDMFYIEEAYVERIQNKTIIVFDDVMTSGATLNEIARILKDNGVSRIINWVLLRAARPI, via the coding sequence ATGCTGCAACCAAATTTTGATGAAACTTACTGTCTTGATCGGTATGAAGGCATACTTCAAAACCCACTACATGAGTTCAAGTATCAGAGGCGGATTGCATTCGGAAGTGCCCTCAGCACAATATGGAATTTGCTTCTCTCACAGCAACTTGAAAACACTAATGCAAATTACTTGTTTCCAGTTCCACTAAGCACAAAAAAATTATCTCAACGCGGCTTTAATCAAAGTTGGGAAATTGCTAAACGCATTCGATGCGGTAAGCATATTTACAAATCTCCTTACATCCTCCAACGTCATCATTATTCAAGCCATCAAGCTGGCAGCAATCTAAGTAATCGTCAAGTAGCAATACGGGATATGTTTTATATTGAAGAGGCATATGTTGAACGCATTCAAAATAAAACGATCATTGTTTTTGATGACGTCATGACGAGTGGGGCAACTCTCAATGAAATTGCACGCATTCTGAAGGACAATGGTGTATCTCGCATAATTAATTGGGTGCTACTCAGAGCTGCGCGACCAATTTAA
- the trmL gene encoding tRNA (uridine(34)/cytosine(34)/5-carboxymethylaminomethyluridine(34)-2'-O)-methyltransferase TrmL, with product MFNIVLFEPEIPPNTGNIIRLCANTGAKLHLIEPLGFPMEDAKLRRAGLDYHEFARVKVHRNWAQFLQDEKPNPQHLFALTTKGSGKFHEGSYAPNDYFVFGSETKGITDEVRNSIPAENRMRLAMQDSSRSLNLSNTVAIVVYEAWRQNGFAGGQ from the coding sequence ATGTTTAATATTGTTTTATTCGAACCAGAAATTCCGCCTAATACCGGCAACATCATTCGCCTCTGCGCAAATACTGGGGCAAAGTTGCATCTCATAGAGCCCTTAGGGTTTCCAATGGAAGATGCAAAGCTGCGTAGGGCTGGATTGGATTACCACGAGTTTGCAAGAGTCAAGGTCCATAGAAATTGGGCGCAATTTTTACAGGATGAGAAACCCAATCCACAACATCTCTTCGCATTAACAACAAAGGGTTCCGGGAAATTTCATGAAGGGAGTTACGCCCCCAATGATTATTTTGTATTTGGCTCTGAAACCAAAGGTATTACCGATGAGGTAAGGAATTCCATACCCGCTGAAAATCGTATGCGATTAGCAATGCAAGATAGTAGTCGTAGCCTGAACCTGTCAAATACAGTAGCAATCGTTGTATATGAGGCTTGGCGACAAAACGGCTTCGCGGGTGGCCAGTAA
- a CDS encoding NAD(P)H-dependent glycerol-3-phosphate dehydrogenase — protein MKVTLLGAGAWGTAMAAQAARHLQGGDVCLWSRSKQQLADIRKNGQNCTYLPGIPLPEGLQFEEDLSAAIKRLSSDDLLVVATPMSGLSETIAQVLKIAQHPLNIIWLCKGLEPNTALLPHQVVERENALHAHGIAHAYGALSGPSFAREVGAGMPCALTVASNSAKLCEVVQAAFHHGNMRIYSSDDLVGVELGGAIKNVLAIAAGIGDGLDLGLNARAAVLTRGLAEMMRLVKAAGGKSETCMGLTGVGDLILTATGDLSRNRRVGLELAAGKSLPEILASLGHVAEGVLCAAAVRDLAVRLGVEMPIIAMMGEVLAGKMKPHDAVRKLMGRDPKIES, from the coding sequence ATGAAAGTGACCTTGCTTGGTGCTGGTGCTTGGGGAACGGCGATGGCTGCGCAAGCGGCTCGTCATCTTCAAGGGGGTGATGTTTGTTTATGGTCTCGTAGCAAGCAACAATTGGCAGATATTCGTAAGAATGGCCAGAACTGCACTTATCTCCCAGGCATTCCGCTGCCAGAAGGACTCCAATTTGAGGAAGATTTATCTGCGGCCATTAAAAGACTCTCGAGCGATGATTTATTAGTAGTAGCAACTCCAATGTCGGGACTTTCGGAAACGATTGCTCAAGTTTTAAAGATTGCGCAACATCCCTTGAATATTATTTGGCTTTGCAAGGGACTAGAGCCCAATACCGCTTTATTACCGCATCAAGTGGTTGAGCGAGAAAATGCTCTTCATGCTCATGGAATCGCGCATGCATATGGCGCATTATCTGGACCTAGTTTTGCTCGTGAGGTTGGCGCAGGAATGCCTTGCGCCCTCACGGTAGCAAGTAATTCCGCCAAATTATGCGAGGTAGTCCAAGCTGCCTTTCATCACGGCAATATGCGCATTTACTCAAGCGATGATTTGGTTGGTGTTGAGTTGGGTGGCGCCATTAAGAATGTTTTAGCCATCGCAGCAGGAATTGGCGACGGCCTGGATTTGGGCCTTAATGCTCGTGCTGCAGTTCTTACCAGAGGTTTAGCTGAAATGATGCGCCTTGTAAAAGCTGCAGGTGGTAAATCAGAAACCTGTATGGGCTTGACTGGGGTTGGAGACTTAATTTTGACTGCTACTGGAGATCTATCCCGTAACCGTCGAGTTGGCCTTGAGTTAGCTGCCGGAAAATCTCTCCCCGAGATTCTTGCAAGTCTTGGTCATGTCGCTGAGGGTGTGCTTTGTGCTGCTGCAGTTAGAGATTTGGCTGTGCGTCTTGGTGTTGAGATGCCAATTATTGCCATGATGGGTGAAGTGCTAGCTGGAAAAATGAAGCCACATGATGCTGTCAGAAAGTTGATGGGGCGCGATCCAAAAATTGAATCGTAA
- the secB gene encoding protein-export chaperone SecB produces the protein MTEQTSAPQTNSDQSKEPSFRIQRIYLKDLSLEQPNAPQILLVASEPQIQVEINISVDPVNSEIFEVSLACTVTAKVEGKVLFLVEAKQAGIFEFINIPPEQVDPMLGITCPTILYPYLRSNIADTISRAGFQPIHLNEINFHGMYEQRLMQAHEAAAKDAPAADESKIILPH, from the coding sequence ATGACCGAACAAACTTCTGCCCCACAAACAAACTCTGATCAATCTAAAGAGCCTAGCTTTCGTATTCAGCGAATCTATCTAAAGGATTTATCTCTTGAGCAGCCCAATGCTCCACAGATTTTGTTGGTGGCATCTGAGCCTCAAATTCAGGTTGAGATTAATATCTCGGTCGATCCTGTAAATAGCGAAATATTCGAAGTGTCCCTTGCTTGCACTGTTACGGCAAAGGTTGAGGGTAAAGTGCTTTTCTTGGTTGAGGCCAAGCAAGCAGGTATTTTTGAATTTATCAATATACCTCCAGAGCAAGTTGACCCAATGCTGGGTATTACATGCCCTACCATTTTGTATCCTTATTTGCGCTCCAATATCGCCGACACTATTAGTCGCGCAGGCTTCCAGCCAATCCACTTGAATGAAATTAATTTCCATGGCATGTATGAGCAGCGACTGATGCAGGCTCACGAAGCTGCAGCTAAAGATGCGCCAGCGGCAGATGAAAGCAAAATTATTCTTCCTCATTAA
- the grxC gene encoding glutaredoxin 3: MPPVTMYSTQVCPYCVMAEKLLLKKGVAHLDKILIDRDPSQREIMMTRTGRRTVPQIYIGDTHVGGYDDLVALDRAGKLDPLLA, translated from the coding sequence ATGCCTCCAGTAACAATGTATAGCACTCAAGTTTGCCCATATTGTGTAATGGCAGAAAAGCTTTTACTTAAAAAAGGCGTTGCTCATCTAGATAAGATTTTGATTGATCGTGATCCATCCCAAAGAGAAATCATGATGACTCGTACCGGGCGCCGAACTGTTCCTCAAATTTATATTGGCGATACCCATGTGGGTGGCTATGACGATTTAGTGGCATTAGATCGTGCTGGAAAACTTGATCCATTATTGGCTTAA
- a CDS encoding rhodanese-like domain-containing protein: MNFLTQIDNLALIALLLVSGLALFLPTLSTLIGGKGLSPTEATIWINRRKAYVLDLRSEEVFKTGHLPGAKLVNAADLTAGIGKLKLDRKHPLVLVCETGAQSRKLMVETQKLGFAEVGVLEGGVQAWKAAALPLVK; this comes from the coding sequence ATGAACTTTCTCACTCAAATTGATAATTTAGCGCTCATTGCCCTCCTTTTGGTTTCGGGCTTGGCGCTTTTCCTACCCACATTATCTACGCTTATTGGCGGAAAAGGCTTGTCTCCAACTGAGGCAACTATTTGGATTAATCGTCGCAAAGCATATGTGCTTGATTTGCGTTCCGAAGAGGTCTTTAAAACAGGGCATCTTCCTGGGGCGAAATTAGTCAATGCAGCTGACTTAACCGCAGGGATTGGAAAGTTGAAATTGGATCGTAAGCATCCCTTGGTGTTAGTTTGCGAGACAGGGGCTCAGTCACGTAAGCTTATGGTTGAAACTCAAAAACTGGGGTTTGCGGAAGTGGGTGTTTTAGAAGGCGGCGTACAGGCTTGGAAAGCAGCGGCTTTGCCTTTGGTGAAATAA
- the gpmA gene encoding 2,3-diphosphoglycerate-dependent phosphoglycerate mutase, with protein MKQLVLIRHGESAWNLENRFTGWADVDLTPKGAEQALAAGENLRKAGYEFDIAYTSVLRRAIRTLWNVQDTMDLMWLPVVHSWRLNERHYGALTGLNKAETAAKYGDEQVHIWRRSYDVRPPLLGSEDERNPKNDPRYSKLNSSDIPLGECLKDNVERVLPLWNESIAPALKAGKRVLLVAHGNSIRSLIKYLDQMSDEAIMEVNVPNGIPLVYELDDNLKPIQHFYLD; from the coding sequence ATGAAACAACTTGTCCTTATTCGTCATGGCGAATCCGCCTGGAACCTTGAAAACCGCTTCACTGGCTGGGCGGACGTCGACCTAACTCCAAAAGGGGCTGAACAAGCCCTAGCCGCGGGCGAAAACCTACGTAAAGCAGGCTATGAATTTGACATCGCCTATACCTCGGTTTTAAGACGTGCGATTCGCACTCTTTGGAACGTCCAAGACACCATGGACTTAATGTGGCTCCCTGTTGTTCATAGTTGGCGGCTTAACGAGCGTCACTATGGAGCGCTCACCGGTCTAAACAAAGCCGAAACAGCAGCCAAATATGGTGATGAACAAGTTCATATCTGGAGACGCTCTTATGATGTGCGCCCTCCACTTCTTGGTAGCGAAGACGAACGTAATCCCAAGAATGACCCTCGCTACTCCAAACTAAACTCATCTGATATTCCATTGGGTGAATGTCTAAAAGATAACGTTGAGCGAGTTCTACCTTTATGGAATGAATCTATTGCCCCCGCACTCAAGGCTGGCAAGCGCGTACTCCTTGTAGCACATGGAAATAGTATTCGCTCATTAATTAAATATCTCGATCAAATGTCTGATGAAGCCATCATGGAGGTTAATGTCCCTAACGGCATTCCTCTTGTTTACGAACTAGATGACAACCTGAAACCTATTCAACACTTTTATTTGGATTAA